The following DNA comes from Phytohabitans rumicis.
CCGGCCGTCGCGCACGGCCTGGGTGACCCACGGGATGACCTCGTCCAGCATGGTGGAAAGGCTCGTCGTGGCCTCGAAGCCGAGCACCTCGCGGGCCTTGGTGACGTCCGGGACGCGCTTTTGCACGTCGTACTCGAACGGGTCGTCCGAGACGTAGCGGAACGGCACGTCCGGGCCCTTGATCTTGTGCCAGATCACCTCGGCCAGCTCCAGCACCGAGGTGGACTCGGCGGTGGAGAGGTTGAAGTCGTCGTTGGTCGCCTCGGGGTGCTCCATCGCCACGACGATGCCGCGGGCCAAGTCGCCGCCGTACGTGTAGTGCCGCACCTGGTTGCCCTCGCCGAGGATGTGCAGCGGGTCCTGCCCCTTGACGATCTTCTGCACGAGGTCCGGCACGACGTGCGACATGGCCAGTTTGACGTTGCCGGACAGCACCTCGGCCTCGCCGAGCGCGCGGCCCTCGCCGACGCCGACGCAGTTGAACGGCCGCACGATCGTGTACGGCAACTGGTACTGCTCCCAGGCGGCGCGCGCGTAGTACTCCACGGCCAGCTTCTGGAACCCGTACGACGACAGCGGCGGCGGGATCTTGCGCTCGTCGCCCTCGGCGGACGGCCAGTGCTCGGTCGACTCGAACACCATCGACGACGACATGTAGGTGACCTTGCTCAGCCGGCCGTCGCGGTGCGCGGCGATCGCCGCGTCGCAGGAGGCGGCCATGATGCGCTCGTTGGTGGCCAGCAGGTCGTACGCGTAGGCGTGGAAGTAGGAGATGCCACCGATCATCGCGGCGCCGGCGATGAAGTGGTCGCAGTCGGCCAGCAGCTTGGTCAGCAGCTCGGTGTCCCGCGCGTCGCCCTCGACGAAGTGGTACCGCGGGTTGTCGTCGTAGCTGTGCGTGACCGGACCGTACTTCGAGAAGTTGTCCAGCCCGACCACCTCGTGGCCACGGCCCAACAGCTCCTCGACGACGTACCCGCCGATGAAGCCGGCCGAACCGGTTACCAGGACCTTAGCCACTTGCGCTGCTCTCTTTCTCCGGGGACTTTTCACTCTGCATAGGAATGGGCGCGACCGCCGGACGGCGGGACGCGACCTGCTCCAGCGTCAGCCGACGGCCGAACGCGAAGAAGTACCACTTGAGGTACGACGGCATGAACCGGCCCACGTCGAAGCGGGACTCGCCGAGCTGGCGGTCCAGCCAGATGGTCGGGATCTCGGCCACCGGGCGGCGCAGCCGGGCCGCCTTGGCGGTCAGCTCCAGCCCGATCTCGAAGCCGGTGCGGGACTCGATGCCCACCTGCCGGACGAACTCGGTGTCGTACGCCTTGAAGCTGTTGGTCGCGTCCCGGGTGCCGACCCGGGCGAACCAGCGCAGCGTGCGGCCGGCCCAGCGGGACAGCATCCGCTTGAACCGCGGGCCGCCGACCTGCTGCCCGCCGGGCATGTACCGGGAGGCGGCCGCCACCACGACGCCCCGGTCGACCAGGCGGGCCAGGTCGTCGATCTGGCGCGGGTCGTCGGAGCCGTCGGCCATCGTCACCACGGCCACCGGCGCGCGGGCGGTGTCGATGCCGAACCGGATCGCGTTCGCCGGCCCCCGGCCGTACGTGTTGAGGACGGTGCGCACGCGCGGGTCGGTGCGGGCCACCTCCTGGGCGTACGGCACGGTGGTGTCCTCGGGCATGTCGTGCACGACGAGGACCTCGGCGGGCAGCAGCACCTCGCGCAGGATCCGATCGAGGCAGCGGACGATCGACTCGCCCTCGTTGTAGACCGGGATGACCACCGAGACCCGGGGCGTGATCGTCATATCAGCACGCCCTGGCCGGTCAGCCCCCACATGTCCACGACCGGCGTGGCGGTGGCCAGCGCGGCGTACTCGGCGTGCGGGCAGGCGATCACCAGCAGGTCGGCCCGGTCCAGCACCTCGGGCAGCGGCAGGAAGCGCTCGTCCTTGATGTGCGGGTCGGTGCACAGCGTCTCGCGCGCCTTCATCGACAAGATCTTGCGCAGCTTGTACGCCAGGGACTCGCGCGGGTCGTCGCTGCCGCCCTTGAACGCCATGCCGAGGATGCCCACGGACATCGTGGACAGGTCGTACTTCTCCTCCAGGCGGGACACCACGTACAGCGGCAGCCCTTCGTTGATCAGCATCGCGGAGTGGCCGAGCACGAAGTTGTTCCGGTTGAACGCGGCCAGCTGCATGGTGTCCTTGAACAGGCACGGCCCGGCCGCGAACCCCGGCATCGGCAGGTCGGCCGCGCGCGGGTAGTCGTACGTGATGGCGTGCCGGATCTTCGCGAAGTCCAGCCCGAAGTCGTTGGCCATCATCCAGAACTGGTTGGCCGTGGCGAACTTGATGTAGCGCCAGGTGTTCGTGAAGAGCTTGGCCAGCTCGGCCTCTTCCGGCTCCAGCGGCACGACGTTGTCGGTCAGGTTACGGAAGAGCTTCTCCGCCCGCGCCAGGGCCTGCGGGGTACGCGCCGCGACGATCTGCGGCAGCTCGAACAGCTCGGTCATCGCCTTGCCCTCGGCGATCCGCTCCGGGCAGAACGCCACGTCCACGTCCAGGCCCTTGCTGTGCAACAGCTTTTCGGTCAACGCGGTGACGCCCGGGTACACGGTGGAGCGCAGCACCACGAGCTGCCCCGGCCGCAGGTGCTCGGCGCACCGTTCCAGGGCCCGCGGCACCGCGCCGAGGTCGGGGTTGAGGTGCTCGTCGACCGGTGTGCCGACAACCACGACGAGGTGCTCGGCGCCGGCCACCGTGGACGGCTCGGTGGAGGCGCGCAGCCGCCCGGCGGCCACCACTTCCGCGAGCACCGGGCCGGCACCCGGCTCGTCAAACGGCAGGACGCCCGCGTTCACCGTGGAAACCGCGGCGGCGTTGATGTCGTACAGCGTGACGGACAGGCCCCGAGAGGCCAGCGCGATGCCCAATGGAAGACCGACCCGGCCACATCCGCCGACGATGCAGACGTCAGTCACGAACCCCGTTGCGTGAACCATAGGACGGCATTATGCACCGTCACGCTCCGCGGAGCACGGCGCCCACACGAGCAGCGGCCTCGGCAACAGCGGCGTCACGCGCCGTTACCGCTTCCTCCACCGTCAGCGTCCGGTCCGGCGCCCGGAACGTCAGTTTGTACGCCAGCGATTTGCGGCCCGCGCCGAGCTGCTGGGCGGACTCGTAGACGTCGAAGAGGCGTACCGACTCCAGCAGTTCACCCGCGCCGGCGACCAGCGCGTCCTGGACGTCGGCGGCGGCCACCCCGGCGTCCACGACCAGCGCCACGTCGATCAGCGCGGGCGGGAAGCCGGAAATCCGCGGCGCCGGCGCGACGCCGGCCTCCGGCAGCGCGTCCAGGTCCAGTTCCATCGCACTGGTACGCCGGGGCAGCTCCAGCGCCGCGAGCGCGGCCGGGTGCAGCTCACCCGCGTGCCCGACGACGACGCCGTCCACGGCGATCTCGGCGCACCTGCCGGGGTGCCACGGCGCCCGCTCGGCGGCCCGCACGCGCACCCGGTCGGCGGCGATGCCCGCCGCCGCGACGGTCACCCGGGCGGCCTCGACCGCGTCGGCCCAACCGGCCGGGCGGCCCGCACCCCACCAGCCGGCCGGCTCCACCTCGCCGGCCAGCACGACGGCCGCGTGCCACGGCTGGTGCGGCACGGTCGCGTCGGCGGCGGCGAGCTGCTCGTCGCTGGGACGCCGCTCGACGCCCATCTCCGGCGGGCTGCCGGCGCCCGGCCGGGGCAGGAAGACCGAGCCCAGCTCGTACAGGGCGGCGTCGCGGTGGCCCCGGCCGAGGTTGCGGCGCAAGGTGGCCAGCAGCGGCGGCAGCAGCGAGGTGCGCAGGAACGGCTCCTCGTCGGACAGCGGGTTGGCCAGCCGCACCGCCGGCCCATCGACGTCGGCAGGCCCCACGAAGGGGTACGACAGCACCTCGACGTACCCGCTCTCGGCGAGCGCGCGGGCGATCGAACGGCGCCGGCGCTGGGTCGGGGTGAGCCCGTTGCCGGGCGGGGCGACCGGCAGCACGCTGGGCACGTTGCCGTACCCGTCGAGCCGGATCACCTCCTCGACCAGGTCGGCCGGCTCGGTCAGGTCGGGCCGCCAGGTCGGCGGCGTCACCGTCAGGACGTCCCCAGTGGACACCCGGCAGCCGACGGCCGCCAAAGAGGACACCACGGTCGAGTCCGGGTACGCCACGCCGGCGCGCCGGGCGGGCAGGTCCACGGGCATGCTGACGGGCTTGGGCGGCACCACGTGGTCGATGTCGAGCACGGTGCCGTCGGTCGCGCCGCCGCCGTACTCGACGAGCAGCGCGACCGCCCGGTCCAGGGCGACCAGCGGGACGGCGGGGTCGACCCCGCGCTCCCACCGCTTGGCCGCCTCGCTGAAGAGCTTGTGCCGGCGGGCGGTGCGGCTCACCATCACCGGGTCCCAGTGCGCCGCCTCGAATAGAACGTCCACTGTGTCCGGTGCGACCTCGCTCGTCTCGCCGCCCATCACGGCCGCGAGCGAGATCGGTCCGGTGTCGTCGCAGATCACCATGTCCTCGGCGTCGAGCACGCGGGCCACACCGTCCAGTGTGGTCAGCTTCTCCCCCGCCTTGGCCCGGCGGACCACCATCGACCCACGCAGCCGCGCCAGGTCGAACGCGTGCATCGGCTGGCCCAGCTCCACCATCAGGTAGTTGGTGATGTCGACGGCGAGCCCGAGCGTGCGGATGCCGGCCACGGTCAGCCGGCGGCGCATGAACTCCGGCGACGGCGCCTGCGGGTCGATCCCGCGCACCGCCCGCGCCGCGAACCGGTCACAGCCGACGGTGTCCTCCACGATCACCGGGTACGCCGGCTCGGCCGTGGCACCCGGGGCCGGCGCGAGACCGGGGTCCGTGAAGGACACCCCGAACGCGTGCGACAGCTCCCGGGCGATGCCGCGCACCGACATGGCGTACCCGCGGTCCGGAGTGATCTCCAGCTCGAAGATGACGTCGTCGAGCCCGACGTACGGCCGTGCGTCGTCGCCGGGCTTGGCGGAAATGTCAGAGGGCAGGACGATGATGCCGGCATGCTCGTCGCTGATGCCCAGCTCGCGCGCCGACACGATCATGCCCGCCGACATCCGGCCGTACGTCTTGCGCGCTCCGATCTCGAACCCGCCCGGCAGCACACCGCCCGGCAGGATCACCGGCACCAGATCACCCGCGGCGAAGTTGCTGGCGCCGCACACGATCTCCTGCGGCGCGTCCCGCCCGATCTCCACCCGGCAGAAGCGGATCGGCTTCTTGAAGCCGGTCAGCTCCTCGACCTCCAGCACCCGCCCGACCACCAGGTCGCCGCGCACCGTGGCGCCTTGATCGATGACGGCGTCCACCTCGATGCCGAGGTCGACCAGCGCCTGCTCCACCTCGACGCCGCCGACACCGGCCGGCAGGTCGACATACTCCCTCAGCCACGACAGTCCGACGCGCACGCCTTACACCTCCACGCCGAACGCACGGGTGAACCGCACGTCGCCC
Coding sequences within:
- a CDS encoding NAD-dependent epimerase/dehydratase family protein — protein: MAKVLVTGSAGFIGGYVVEELLGRGHEVVGLDNFSKYGPVTHSYDDNPRYHFVEGDARDTELLTKLLADCDHFIAGAAMIGGISYFHAYAYDLLATNERIMAASCDAAIAAHRDGRLSKVTYMSSSMVFESTEHWPSAEGDERKIPPPLSSYGFQKLAVEYYARAAWEQYQLPYTIVRPFNCVGVGEGRALGEAEVLSGNVKLAMSHVVPDLVQKIVKGQDPLHILGEGNQVRHYTYGGDLARGIVVAMEHPEATNDDFNLSTAESTSVLELAEVIWHKIKGPDVPFRYVSDDPFEYDVQKRVPDVTKAREVLGFEATTSLSTMLDEVIPWVTQAVRDGRL
- a CDS encoding glycosyltransferase family 2 protein, which gives rise to MTITPRVSVVIPVYNEGESIVRCLDRILREVLLPAEVLVVHDMPEDTTVPYAQEVARTDPRVRTVLNTYGRGPANAIRFGIDTARAPVAVVTMADGSDDPRQIDDLARLVDRGVVVAAASRYMPGGQQVGGPRFKRMLSRWAGRTLRWFARVGTRDATNSFKAYDTEFVRQVGIESRTGFEIGLELTAKAARLRRPVAEIPTIWLDRQLGESRFDVGRFMPSYLKWYFFAFGRRLTLEQVASRRPAVAPIPMQSEKSPEKESSASG
- a CDS encoding nucleotide sugar dehydrogenase; this encodes MTDVCIVGGCGRVGLPLGIALASRGLSVTLYDINAAAVSTVNAGVLPFDEPGAGPVLAEVVAAGRLRASTEPSTVAGAEHLVVVVGTPVDEHLNPDLGAVPRALERCAEHLRPGQLVVLRSTVYPGVTALTEKLLHSKGLDVDVAFCPERIAEGKAMTELFELPQIVAARTPQALARAEKLFRNLTDNVVPLEPEEAELAKLFTNTWRYIKFATANQFWMMANDFGLDFAKIRHAITYDYPRAADLPMPGFAAGPCLFKDTMQLAAFNRNNFVLGHSAMLINEGLPLYVVSRLEEKYDLSTMSVGILGMAFKGGSDDPRESLAYKLRKILSMKARETLCTDPHIKDERFLPLPEVLDRADLLVIACPHAEYAALATATPVVDMWGLTGQGVLI
- the pheT gene encoding phenylalanine--tRNA ligase subunit beta, whose amino-acid sequence is MRVGLSWLREYVDLPAGVGGVEVEQALVDLGIEVDAVIDQGATVRGDLVVGRVLEVEELTGFKKPIRFCRVEIGRDAPQEIVCGASNFAAGDLVPVILPGGVLPGGFEIGARKTYGRMSAGMIVSARELGISDEHAGIIVLPSDISAKPGDDARPYVGLDDVIFELEITPDRGYAMSVRGIARELSHAFGVSFTDPGLAPAPGATAEPAYPVIVEDTVGCDRFAARAVRGIDPQAPSPEFMRRRLTVAGIRTLGLAVDITNYLMVELGQPMHAFDLARLRGSMVVRRAKAGEKLTTLDGVARVLDAEDMVICDDTGPISLAAVMGGETSEVAPDTVDVLFEAAHWDPVMVSRTARRHKLFSEAAKRWERGVDPAVPLVALDRAVALLVEYGGGATDGTVLDIDHVVPPKPVSMPVDLPARRAGVAYPDSTVVSSLAAVGCRVSTGDVLTVTPPTWRPDLTEPADLVEEVIRLDGYGNVPSVLPVAPPGNGLTPTQRRRRSIARALAESGYVEVLSYPFVGPADVDGPAVRLANPLSDEEPFLRTSLLPPLLATLRRNLGRGHRDAALYELGSVFLPRPGAGSPPEMGVERRPSDEQLAAADATVPHQPWHAAVVLAGEVEPAGWWGAGRPAGWADAVEAARVTVAAAGIAADRVRVRAAERAPWHPGRCAEIAVDGVVVGHAGELHPAALAALELPRRTSAMELDLDALPEAGVAPAPRISGFPPALIDVALVVDAGVAAADVQDALVAGAGELLESVRLFDVYESAQQLGAGRKSLAYKLTFRAPDRTLTVEEAVTARDAAVAEAAARVGAVLRGA